One stretch of Manis pentadactyla isolate mManPen7 chromosome 10, mManPen7.hap1, whole genome shotgun sequence DNA includes these proteins:
- the LOC118927507 gene encoding LOW QUALITY PROTEIN: mastin-like (The sequence of the model RefSeq protein was modified relative to this genomic sequence to represent the inferred CDS: deleted 1 base in 1 codon) has protein sequence MLWLLILTLPCLGGSLPMTPAPGPGHEVGIVGGCDVSARRYPWQVSLRLYHMGHCWWLHECGGSLIHPQWVLTAAHCFEPGNLEACTFRVQLGQLKPRANDQLLKVAQIIRHPKFNVRLSAKRGADIALMKLMTPVVLSKQVNPVTLPPASLKVPENKMCRVTGWGNIADNLPLPWPYHLQEVEVPTVGNELCDQRYWGSSNSSGQINREDMLCAGTEGWDSCQLDSGGPLVCLWNCTWFQVGVVNWGELCGHRNYPGMYTRVTRYVSWIRQYVPLLPSP, from the exons ATGCTGTGGCTGCTGATCCTGACCCTCCCCTGCCTGGGGGGCTCCCTGCCCATGACACCGG cccctggcccaggACATGAGGTGGGCATCGTGGGAGGCTGTGATGTCTCCGCCAGACGCTACCCGTGGCAGGTCAGCCTGAGGCTCTACCACATGGGGCACTGCTGGTGGCTGCATGAGTGTGGGGGGTCCCTCATCCACCCCCAGTGGGTGCTGACCGCTGCCCACTGCTTTGAGCC GGGGAACTTGGAGGCGTGCACCTTCAGGGTCCAGCTCGGCCAGCTGAAG CCCCGCGCCAATGACCAGCTGCTCAAGGTGGCCCAGATCATCCGCCACCCCAAGTTCAACGTGAGGCTGTCTGCCAAGAGGGGCGCGGACATCGCCCTGATGAAGCTGATGACCCCCGTGGTGCTCTCTAAGCAAGTCAACCCGGTCACCCTCCCGCCCGCCTCCCTAAAGGTCCCTGAGAACAAGATGTGCCGGGTGACCGGCTGGGGTAACATCGCAGACAACT TGCCACTGCCCTGGCCCTACCACCTGCAGGAGGTGGAGGTCCCCACTGTGGGAAACGAGCTCTGTGACCAGCGCTACTGGGGTTCTTCCAACAGCAGCGGCCAGATTAACAGGGAAGACATGCTGTGCGCAGGCACTGAGGGCTGGGACTCCTGCCAG CTGGACTCTGGGGGCCCCCTGGTGTGCCTCTGGAATTGCACCTGGTTCCAGGTGGGGGTGGTGAACTGGGGCGAACTGTGTGGCCACCGCAACTACCCTGGCATGTACACCCGTGTGACAAGATACGTGTCCTGGATCCGCCAGTATGTCCCCCTGCTGCCCAGCCCCTAG
- the LOC118927506 gene encoding putative serine protease 29 — MLKLPFLTLFLLGDTIAGAPAPLPDNELVGIMGGDSAPQGKWPWQVSLRQYNYRWASWTHICGGSLIHPQWVLTAAHCIFRKDADPSTYRVHAGDVYLYGDQALLNVSRIIVHPDYVCARLGADVALLQLAESVDRTANVKPIRLSSASPEVTEGQCWATGWGSVSMYESLPPPYRLQQVSMKLVDNALCNQLYFNSLWHLYDRKIIQDDMLCAGGAGRVSCWGDSGGPLVCRVKGAWQLVGVVSWGYGCAQPGFPGVYARIPTYAPWIRQQIQTGL, encoded by the exons ATGCTGAAGCTGCCATTCCTGACCCTCTTTTTGCTGGGGGACACCATCGCTGGGGCCCCAG CACCCCTCCCAGACAATGAGCTGGTGGGCATCATGGGCGGCGACAGCGCCCCCCAGGGGAAGTGGCCGTGGCAGGTCAGCCTGAGGCAATACAACTATCGCTGGGCCTCGTGGACGCACATCTGTGGGGGCTCCCTCATCCACCCTCAGTGGGTGCTGACCGCCGCCCACTGCATCTTCCG GAAGGACGCTGACCCGTCGACCTACCGGGTCCACGCGGGGGACGTGTACCTCTACGGGGACCAGGCGCTGCTGAACGTGAGCCGCATCATCGTCCACCCTGACTACGTGTGCGCTAGACTGGGTGCGGACGTGGCCCTGCTCCAGCTGGCAGAGTCGGTGGACAGAACCGCGAACGTGAAGCCCATCAGGCTGTCGTCAGCTTCTCCTGAGGTCACCGAGGGCCAGTGCTGGGCGACAGGCTGGGGCAGCGTCAGTATGTACG AGTCTCTGCCCCCGCCGTACCGCCTGCAGCAGGTGAGCATGAAGCTGGTGGACAATGCCCTCTGCAACCAGCTGTACTTCAACTCCCTCTGGCACCTCTATGACAGGAAGATCATTCAGGACGACATGCTGTGCGCGGGCGGCGCGGGCCGGGTCTCCTGCTGG GGTGACTCCGGCGGCCCCCTGGTCTGCAGGGTGAAAGGGGCCTGGCAGTTGGTGGGAGTGGTGAGCTGGGGCTACGGCTGTGCCCAGCCTGGCTTCCCTGGGGTCTACGCTCGCATCCCGACCTACGCACCCTGGATCAGGCAGCAAATCCAGACGGGTCTGTGA